In Aegilops tauschii subsp. strangulata cultivar AL8/78 chromosome 3, Aet v6.0, whole genome shotgun sequence, one genomic interval encodes:
- the LOC109753673 gene encoding beta-amylase 1, chloroplastic: MAAITAPLHPPLAVFAAAPCHGVRFRRAPLIRMASSSSSSSPSFSSSSSSSYGGGGGGAGGGGEIHYVSPPPPPSTPSGAPVYVTLPVDAVGAGGRVARRRAMAASLAALASAGVTGVAVELWWGVVERGGPREYDWAGYLDLAAMARRCGLRVRAILAFHQCGAGPQDSFWVPLPQWVLEEMEKMPDLSYTDRYKQRNKEYISLGCDILPLLKGRSPMQAYADFMRSFRDNFKEYLGAIVTEVQVGMGPGGELRYPSCPTEKLNQPGSSSELGEFQCYDKFMQASLGAHARILGIQEWGSGGPAGIDSTWQNPEETNFFRADGGCWNTPYGRFFLEWYSGMLLLHGERLCAVADAVFSGTGVTISGKVSGIHWHYYTCSHPSELTAGYYNTLLRDGYLPIAQMFSRHRAALCCGCFDLRDEERSGPQSSPEGTLRQLMAAAKVWNLPLNGENSVARLDDASLSQVVRSSRRYSGGTSGTSFSFNYVRMNKSLFESHNWNRFTKFVRKMSDARTFLARLNFRRHQCLPSMSVVWVASQAYAYT, encoded by the exons ATGGCGGCGATCACCGCGCCGCTGCATCCTCCCCTCGCCGTATTCGCCGCCGCGCCCTGCCACGGAGTGCGCTTCCGCCGCGCTCCACTCATCCGCATGgcgtcctcctcctcatcgtcttCGCCTTCGTtctcctcgtcctcctcttcctcctacGGAGGTGGTGGGGGCGGGGCCGGGGGAGGGGGCGAGATCCACTACGTCTCGCCGCCTCCCCCGCCCTCCACGCCCTCCGGGGCGCCCGTGTACGTGACGCTTCCGGTTGACGCCGTGGGTGCAGGGGGGCGCGTGGCGCGCAGGCGGGCCATGGCGGCTTCGCTCGCCGCGCTGGCGAGCGCCGGGGTGACAGGGGTCGCGGTGGAGCTGTGGTGGGGCGTCGTAGAGCGCGGGGGGCCTCGGGAGTACGACTGGGCGGGGTACCTCGACCTCGCCgccatggcgaggcgctgcgggCTCCGCGTGCGCGCCATCCTCGCCTTCCACCAGTGCGGCGCCGGGCCACAAGACTCATTCTG GGTCCCTCTTCCACAATGGGTGCTTGAGGAGATGGAGAAGATGCCAGACTTGTCATATACTGATAGATATAAACAGAGAAACAAGGAATACATCTCATTGGGATGTGACATTCTTCCACTTCTGAAGGGAAGATCACCTATGCAAGCTTATGCTGACTTCATGAGGAGCTTCCGCGACAATTTCAAGGAGTACCTTGGGGCCATAGTGACG GAAGTTCAAGTTGGAATGGGCCCAGGAGGTGAGCTTAGGTATCCATCATGCCCAACCGAGAAGCTAAATCAGCCAGGCAGCTCATCTGAACTTGGGGAATTTCAATGTTATGACAAG TTCATGCAAGCATCATTGGGTGCTCATGCGCGGATTCTCGGGATTCAAGAGTGGGGAAGTGGTGGTCCAGCTGGCATAGATAGCACGTGGCAGAATCCTGAAGAGACAAACTTTTTCCGTGCCGATGGAGGATGCTGGAATACCCCTTATGGCCGATTTTTCCTCGAGTGGTATTCCGGAATGCTTCTTCTCCATGGAGAGAGGTTATGCGCGGTCGCTGACGCCGTCTTTTCTGGCACCGGCGTGACCATCTCGGGGAAGGTTTCCGGCATACACTGGCACTACTACACATGTTCACACCCATCCGAGCTGACAGCCGGCTACTACAACACATTGCTAAGAGACGGCTATCTCCCCATCGCCCAAATGTTCTCTCGACACAGAGCTGCCCTGTGCTGCGGCTGTTTCGACCTGAGGGACGAGGAGAGAAGCGGTCCTCAGAGCAGCCCCGAAGGCACTCTCCGGCAACTGATGGCTGCCGCTAAGGTATGGAACCTACCTCTCAACGGCGAGAACTCCGTGGCGAGGCTGGACGACGCGTCGCTGAGCCAGGTCGTCAGAAGCTCGAGGCGCTACTCGGGCGGCACCTCGGGCACGTCTTTCTCCTTCAACTATGTCAGGATGAACAAGAGCCTGTTCGAGTCACACAACTGGAACCGGTTTACGAAGTTCGTCAGGAAGATGTCGGATGCCAGAACCTTTCTGGCTAGACTGAACTTCAGGAGACACCAATGCCTGCCTTCAATGTCAGTTGTTTGGGTTGCTAGCCAGGCCTATGCATACACATGA